The Mixta hanseatica genome includes a region encoding these proteins:
- a CDS encoding winged helix-turn-helix domain-containing protein yields MDGFCNNVMDSDELSFILNDDIQFLPGKRCIINPSGTVISLSENSYRFLLLLLNGETDKQKIINQVWYEQRGSVSDSSYYGQIYMLRKAFDLVGLSGSLIKTIPRKGVKYMGKVVKVKVDPDLNIEMGNAQSVEGDHDLPLLPLKIHNELKLDSVTAQKKDNSITQNEWFHSRRWKLLITILAVLAVCWLTTLVVAIIYLFFLK; encoded by the coding sequence ATGGATGGGTTCTGTAATAACGTCATGGACAGTGACGAACTCAGTTTTATTCTAAATGACGACATACAATTTTTGCCAGGGAAAAGATGTATTATCAATCCTTCAGGTACGGTTATTAGCCTTTCAGAGAATAGCTATCGCTTCTTATTACTGCTCCTGAATGGCGAGACGGATAAGCAGAAGATCATTAATCAGGTATGGTATGAACAACGTGGCTCAGTAAGCGACAGCAGCTATTATGGGCAAATTTACATGTTGCGCAAAGCTTTTGACCTGGTGGGTTTATCCGGTTCGCTAATCAAAACCATCCCACGCAAGGGCGTAAAATATATGGGTAAGGTGGTAAAAGTAAAAGTCGATCCTGACCTGAACATTGAAATGGGCAATGCGCAATCGGTAGAGGGAGATCATGACCTACCGCTACTGCCACTTAAGATACATAATGAATTAAAGTTGGATAGTGTCACGGCGCAAAAAAAGGATAACAGCATCACACAGAATGAATGGTTTCACAGCAGGCGCTGGAAACTGCTTATCACTATTTTAGCGGTACTGGCGGTATGCTGGCTTACAACTTTAGTTGTAGCCATTATTTACCTGTTTTTTTTAAAGTAA
- a CDS encoding tight adherance operon protein, with protein MLLFPHKEEKASFKEMTFYVLSAREAVNEQLSQLLRLAGFNQIEKVQQALGQVRNLTLSPGAWGLIIDIGDRTQVEEMVPAIQALVPRNLWCCVTGDSDSITLAQRFARHGIAYFYLNAQSDEMMQAAANGATAKVRRRAVSVSVLGCKGGIGNTTLAWKLANRLVQQRQMPTLFIQGRAGSRDLDLVIGKKVSRHTVAVNKHLDAMSWEEMPLPSLEHENFEKYNFVVFEESINAADKEQMRQIVERTSCLILIMDRSMSSVRTVCSLTEIIDAINRSHPTPRRFLLCLNDSRPITSDMLNLDDLQALLGRQLDVIFPYHNARASSYFPSLRRQRSPMAVLTQKVLGESTPAEKSLLQRLTEKREEG; from the coding sequence ATGCTGTTATTCCCGCACAAGGAAGAAAAAGCCTCTTTTAAAGAGATGACTTTTTACGTGCTCTCTGCCCGTGAAGCAGTTAATGAGCAGCTCAGTCAGCTATTGCGGCTGGCCGGATTTAATCAGATTGAAAAAGTGCAGCAGGCGCTGGGGCAGGTACGTAATTTAACGCTCTCGCCCGGGGCCTGGGGCCTGATTATTGATATTGGCGATCGGACGCAGGTTGAGGAAATGGTGCCGGCGATTCAGGCGCTGGTGCCCCGTAATCTCTGGTGCTGCGTAACCGGCGACAGTGATTCGATCACGTTGGCCCAAAGATTCGCCCGCCATGGAATCGCTTACTTTTATCTTAACGCGCAAAGCGACGAGATGATGCAGGCGGCTGCTAACGGGGCTACCGCTAAGGTTCGGCGCCGGGCGGTCAGCGTTAGCGTGCTGGGCTGTAAAGGCGGGATAGGTAATACCACGCTGGCCTGGAAACTGGCCAATCGGCTGGTGCAGCAGCGACAGATGCCGACCCTGTTTATTCAGGGACGAGCCGGCTCACGCGATCTCGATCTGGTGATTGGCAAAAAAGTAAGCCGTCATACCGTGGCGGTCAATAAACACCTGGACGCGATGAGTTGGGAAGAAATGCCGTTACCGTCGCTTGAGCATGAAAACTTCGAAAAATATAACTTCGTGGTGTTTGAGGAGTCGATCAACGCGGCGGATAAAGAACAGATGCGTCAAATAGTTGAACGCACCTCCTGCCTGATCTTGATAATGGATCGCTCTATGTCGTCAGTGCGCACAGTATGCAGCCTGACAGAGATCATCGACGCGATCAACCGTTCACATCCTACGCCCCGGCGCTTTCTGCTGTGCCTGAATGACAGCCGTCCGATCACCAGCGATATGCTCAACCTGGATGATCTACAGGCGTTGTTGGGCCGTCAGCTGGATGTGATTTTCCCTTACCACAACGCGCGGGCTTCCTCTTATTTCCCCTCGCTGCGGCGTCAGCGTTCGCCGATGGCCGTGCTGACGCAGAAAGTATTAGGCGAATCGACACCGGCTGAAAAATCCCTGCTGCAAAGGCTGACGGAAAAAAGAGAGGAGGGCTAA
- the tadF gene encoding tight adherence pilus pseudopilin TadF, with protein sequence MSVEFVLISLMLILFIVFLSDLMLRQATIGKLDRVSYSVAGVLRERIQLFDARETLNQQDVDLAARLAARMLKDMHSDIDLSRLQLTVEELHFADPLRLNDTRKQVKRYRSWHSGSAEQCKPPQPLNQLTQLTPRGSYGRWVPLYQVTVCLPNISWFTRLTSREQQTVLSSFAIVMLR encoded by the coding sequence GTGTCGGTAGAATTTGTGCTGATCTCCCTGATGCTGATCCTTTTTATCGTTTTTCTATCTGATTTGATGCTGCGTCAGGCAACCATCGGCAAGCTGGACCGTGTTTCCTATTCCGTGGCGGGCGTATTGCGTGAACGTATTCAGTTGTTTGACGCCCGCGAAACGCTTAATCAGCAGGATGTAGATCTGGCGGCCCGGCTGGCGGCGCGGATGCTAAAAGATATGCATAGCGATATCGATCTCTCCCGGCTGCAATTAACGGTGGAAGAGCTGCATTTTGCCGATCCTTTACGCCTGAACGACACGCGTAAACAGGTGAAGCGCTATCGCAGCTGGCATAGCGGCAGCGCTGAGCAGTGTAAGCCGCCGCAGCCGTTAAATCAGCTGACGCAGCTGACGCCCAGAGGAAGCTATGGTCGCTGGGTGCCGTTGTATCAGGTTACGGTATGTCTGCCGAACATTAGCTGGTTCACCCGATTAACCTCACGCGAGCAGCAAACGGTACTCTCTTCCTTTGCCATCGTCATGCTGCGATGA
- a CDS encoding TadE/TadG family type IV pilus assembly protein — MAKQQGKWRSGSLSCQRGAVTVEFAFTVMIFLMLVLFVAEMSRLAYVSSVIDLAVSEAAKEAKNSSAGQNGDYCRRFEKRLFEQGGSLWAFLTRKDAVTLHIAYAASLDDMIKHGGSTGDYRSRPLARYQLQYRYHPMFFLLPDIWANNFLNREVIFVQEFERSKFIH; from the coding sequence ATGGCAAAGCAACAAGGAAAATGGCGTTCAGGATCGCTGTCCTGCCAGCGCGGCGCGGTGACGGTTGAATTTGCGTTTACGGTAATGATTTTTTTAATGTTGGTACTGTTTGTCGCAGAAATGTCGCGGCTGGCCTACGTTTCTTCGGTGATTGATCTGGCGGTATCCGAGGCGGCTAAAGAGGCGAAAAACAGCTCGGCAGGTCAAAATGGCGACTACTGCCGTCGCTTTGAAAAAAGGCTGTTTGAGCAGGGCGGCAGCCTGTGGGCTTTTCTTACCCGGAAGGATGCCGTCACCCTCCATATCGCCTATGCCGCGTCGCTTGACGACATGATCAAGCACGGCGGCAGTACGGGCGATTATCGTTCCCGACCTCTGGCGCGCTATCAGCTGCAATACCGCTACCATCCGATGTTTTTTCTGCTTCCTGATATCTGGGCCAATAACTTTTTGAACCGGGAGGTGATTTTTGTTCAGGAATTTGAACGTTCTAAATTTATACACTGA
- a CDS encoding IS1-like element IS1A family transposase (programmed frameshift), giving the protein MASVSISCPSCSATDGVVRNGKSTAGHQRYLCSHCRKTWQLQFTYTASQPGTHQKIIDMAMNGVGCRATARIMGVGLNTILRHFKKLRPQSVTSRIQPGSDVIVCAEMDEQWGYVGAKSRQRWLFYAYDRLRKTVVAHVFGERTMATLGRLMSLLSPFDVVIWMTDGWPLYESRLKGKLHVISKRYTQRIERHNLNLRQHLARLGRKSLSFSKSVELHDKVIGHYLNIKHYQ; this is encoded by the exons GTGGCTTCTGTTTCTATCAGCTGTCCCTCCTGTTCAGCTACTGACGGGGTGGTGCGTAACGGCAAAAGCACCGCCGGACATCAGCGCTATCTCTGCTCTCACTGCCGTAAAACATGGCAACTGCAGTTCACTTACACCGCTTCTCAACCCGGTACGCACCAGAAAATCATTGATATGGCCATGAATGGCGTTGGATGCCGGGCAACTGCCCGCATTATGGGCGTTGGCCTCAACACGATTTTACGTCACT TTAAAAAACTCAGGCCGCAGTCGGTAACCTCGCGCATACAGCCGGGCAGTGACGTCATCGTCTGCGCGGAAATGGACGAACAGTGGGGCTATGTCGGGGCTAAATCGCGCCAGCGCTGGCTGTTTTACGCGTATGACAGGCTCCGGAAGACGGTTGTTGCGCACGTATTCGGTGAACGCACTATGGCGACGCTGGGGCGTCTTATGAGCCTGCTGTCACCCTTTGACGTGGTGATATGGATGACGGATGGCTGGCCGCTGTATGAATCCCGCCTGAAGGGAAAGCTGCACGTAATCAGCAAGCGATATACGCAGCGAATTGAGCGGCATAACCTGAATCTGAGGCAGCACCTGGCACGGCTGGGACGGAAGTCGCTGTCGTTCTCAAAATCGGTGGAGCTGCATGACAAAGTCATCGGGCATTATCTGAACATAAAACACTATCAATAA
- a CDS encoding DUF11 domain-containing protein: MNHKMLFFLSLFVIAVGITGIVMQKKEPVTDDNVPAVYHGGTKKVIAIAETLREIKPHQILNSGDYQIRTLEIDEASQDIRDISLLGTNNLNGYLVLNHLPANSAILPDRVEAPGSQTFVLHSLKENEMPYSYRVRAQDESLLTSLAVGDEVTLYIRLIENEKGQIINTGSLSETSAAPNSANLNYAISRICGPLSIIEIKKDKYQGEKSGYEHDETVGSIVLRASREQLADLRVAEKAGEILLFPTDSEKEGDKKLSMNEVLKQFRAVKQLRGDQ, encoded by the coding sequence ATGAATCACAAAATGCTTTTTTTCCTGTCATTGTTCGTTATTGCTGTCGGAATTACCGGCATCGTTATGCAAAAAAAAGAGCCCGTTACGGATGATAACGTGCCGGCCGTTTATCACGGAGGAACAAAAAAAGTGATAGCAATAGCCGAAACGCTAAGAGAGATTAAACCACACCAAATTTTAAATTCCGGAGATTATCAAATAAGAACCCTTGAAATTGATGAAGCAAGTCAGGATATTCGCGATATATCTTTATTAGGCACAAATAATCTTAACGGATATCTGGTTCTTAACCATTTGCCCGCCAACAGTGCGATCCTGCCGGATAGGGTGGAAGCGCCGGGCAGTCAAACATTTGTCTTACACAGTTTAAAAGAAAATGAGATGCCTTACAGCTATCGGGTCAGGGCGCAAGATGAAAGCCTGCTAACCAGCTTAGCCGTTGGCGATGAAGTCACGCTTTATATCCGCCTGATTGAAAATGAAAAAGGGCAGATTATTAACACGGGATCCCTGTCGGAAACGAGCGCCGCGCCGAATAGCGCTAACTTAAACTATGCTATTAGCCGTATTTGCGGTCCCTTAAGCATTATTGAGATCAAAAAAGATAAATATCAGGGTGAAAAGAGCGGTTATGAGCATGATGAAACGGTCGGCAGCATTGTTTTGCGCGCCAGCCGGGAGCAGCTTGCTGACCTACGCGTTGCGGAAAAGGCTGGAGAGATACTCTTATTCCCTACGGATAGCGAGAAAGAAGGCGATAAAAAACTCAGCATGAATGAGGTTCTAAAACAGTTCCGCGCTGTAAAACAATTAAGAGGTGACCAGTGA
- the glgP gene encoding glycogen phosphorylase codes for MNAPFTYASPTLTVEALKHSIAYKLMFTLGKDPSAANKHEWLNASLLAVRDRMVERWLRSSRAQLSQDVRQVYYLSMEFLMGRTLSNALLAMGIYEDLSTALEEMGLDLEELIEEENDPGLGNGGLGRLAACFLDSLATLGLPGHGYGIRYDYGMFKQNIVDGRQAESPDYWLEYGNPWEFQRYNTRYKVRFGGRLQHEGAKVRWLETEEVLAMAYDQIIPGFDTDATNTLRLWSAQASNEINLGKFNQGDYFAAVEDKNHSENVSRVLYPDDSTYSGRELRLRQEYFLVSATVQDILNRHWEMHQTFDNLADKIAIHLNDTHPVLAIPELMRLLIDEHKFNWDDAFEVVCQVFSYTNHTLMSEALETWSVDMIGKILPRHLQIIFEINDYFLRTIQDHYPDEWELLSRISIIDENNGRQVRMAWLAVVVSHKVNGVSELHSNLMVQSLFADFARLFPGRFCNKTNGITPRRWLALANPALSEVLDESIGRHWRTDLSQLEEIKPQIDFPAFIEKIADAKLQNKKRLAAWVAKNMDIVLDPNALFDVQIKRIHEYKRQLMNVLHVITRYNRIKADPNANWVPRVNIFAGKAASAYYMAKHIIHLINDVAQVINNDPQVKNKLKVVFIPNYSVSLAQIIIPAADLSEQISLAGTEASGTSNMKFAVNGALTIGTLDGANVEMLEHVGKENIFIFGNTADQVEKLRRAGYNPRQYYEEDEELRQALTQIATGVFSPQEPGRYHNIYDSLIGLGDHYQLLADYRSYVDTQDKVDELYRQPEEWQRRAALNIANMGYFSSDRTIQEYADEIWHISPIRL; via the coding sequence ATGAACGCACCTTTTACCTATGCCTCACCTACGCTAACGGTCGAAGCGTTAAAGCACTCTATTGCCTATAAGCTGATGTTCACGCTGGGTAAAGATCCATCCGCCGCCAACAAGCACGAATGGTTGAACGCCTCGCTGCTGGCGGTCCGCGATCGTATGGTGGAGCGCTGGTTGCGCTCCAGTCGCGCTCAGCTTTCGCAGGATGTACGTCAGGTTTATTACCTGTCGATGGAATTCCTGATGGGCCGTACCCTCTCCAATGCGCTGCTGGCGATGGGGATCTATGAAGATCTCAGCACCGCGCTGGAGGAGATGGGGCTGGATCTGGAAGAGCTGATCGAAGAAGAGAACGATCCGGGGCTGGGTAACGGGGGCTTAGGGCGTCTGGCCGCCTGTTTCCTTGATTCGCTGGCGACGCTGGGTTTGCCGGGACACGGCTATGGCATCCGTTACGATTACGGCATGTTTAAGCAGAACATCGTGGACGGACGTCAGGCTGAGTCGCCAGATTACTGGCTGGAGTATGGCAATCCGTGGGAATTTCAGCGTTATAACACCCGTTATAAAGTGCGTTTTGGCGGTCGTTTACAGCATGAAGGCGCGAAGGTGCGCTGGCTGGAAACCGAAGAAGTGCTGGCTATGGCCTATGACCAAATTATTCCCGGCTTTGATACCGACGCCACTAACACGCTACGGCTGTGGAGCGCGCAGGCCAGTAATGAAATCAACCTGGGGAAATTTAACCAGGGCGACTACTTTGCTGCGGTAGAAGATAAAAACCATTCAGAAAACGTATCGCGCGTGCTCTATCCGGATGACTCTACCTATTCCGGTCGCGAGCTGCGTCTGCGTCAGGAATATTTCCTCGTGTCGGCGACGGTGCAAGACATTCTTAACCGTCACTGGGAGATGCACCAAACTTTCGATAATCTCGCGGATAAGATCGCCATCCACCTGAACGATACCCATCCGGTGCTGGCGATCCCGGAGCTGATGCGCTTGCTGATTGACGAGCATAAGTTCAACTGGGACGACGCGTTTGAAGTAGTGTGTCAGGTTTTCTCTTATACCAACCACACTTTAATGAGCGAGGCGCTGGAAACCTGGTCGGTGGATATGATCGGCAAGATCCTGCCGCGCCATCTACAGATCATCTTTGAAATTAACGATTACTTCCTGCGTACTATCCAGGATCACTATCCGGACGAGTGGGAGCTGCTGTCGCGTATTTCGATCATTGATGAGAACAACGGGCGTCAGGTGCGTATGGCCTGGCTGGCGGTGGTGGTCAGTCACAAGGTGAATGGCGTATCAGAGCTGCACTCTAATCTGATGGTGCAGTCGCTGTTTGCCGACTTTGCCCGTCTGTTCCCGGGGCGCTTCTGTAACAAAACCAACGGCATCACCCCACGCCGCTGGCTGGCGCTGGCTAACCCGGCGCTTTCTGAGGTATTGGACGAGAGCATTGGACGCCACTGGCGCACCGATCTTAGCCAGCTGGAAGAGATCAAGCCGCAAATCGATTTCCCCGCCTTTATTGAAAAGATCGCCGATGCCAAGCTGCAGAATAAAAAGCGTTTGGCGGCCTGGGTGGCGAAAAACATGGATATCGTGCTCGATCCTAACGCGCTGTTCGATGTACAGATTAAGCGCATCCATGAATATAAGCGCCAGCTGATGAATGTGCTGCATGTGATTACGCGCTATAACCGCATCAAGGCCGATCCGAACGCGAACTGGGTGCCGCGTGTGAATATCTTCGCCGGTAAAGCGGCCTCCGCCTACTATATGGCGAAGCATATAATTCATCTGATTAACGATGTCGCGCAGGTAATAAATAACGATCCACAGGTGAAAAATAAGCTGAAGGTGGTCTTTATTCCCAACTACAGCGTGAGCCTGGCGCAGATCATTATTCCGGCCGCTGACCTCTCCGAGCAAATTTCGCTGGCCGGTACCGAAGCGTCGGGCACCAGCAATATGAAATTTGCCGTTAACGGCGCGTTAACTATCGGCACGCTGGACGGCGCCAATGTTGAAATGCTCGAACATGTGGGCAAAGAGAACATCTTTATCTTCGGCAACACCGCCGATCAGGTGGAGAAGCTGCGGCGCGCAGGGTATAACCCGCGCCAGTATTATGAAGAGGATGAAGAGCTGCGCCAGGCGTTAACCCAAATCGCTACCGGCGTGTTCAGCCCGCAAGAGCCGGGGCGCTATCACAATATCTACGATTCTCTGATTGGCCTGGGCGACCATTACCAGCTGCTGGCTGACTATCGTAGCTATGTGGATACGCAGGATAAAGTAGATGAACTGTATCGCCAGCCGGAAGAGTGGCAGCGGCGCGCGGCGCTGAATATTGCCAATATGGGCTATTTCTCTTCAGACCGTACCATTCAGGAATATGCTGACGAGATTTGGCACATTTCACCTATCCGACTGTAG
- a CDS encoding type II and III secretion system protein family protein: MNYSAHLPRFLSGKHTAVRLLLAAVGLLLAFYCRAQEIYMEPGETHVVKIQDEIGTVFISSAKVADYELIGEHSVMVYAKAAGRADLLAFDNSGNQLVKVTLVIDPLLSAVHKQVSQLVPDSQVSIVKLGKSYVISGTVANEEDRERIYQIVGEGLGASQTMINKSVADPGSVDGGGSQQNGISWLNEVSYQNVINQLQLPVTNQVNVRLSVVEVTKSFTDNVGIDWGNAGGLPGSFHFVKFNADTLNSLVHAISNDSVARVLAEPNLSVISGETAEFLVGGEVPVISSSNNGTSVQYKDFGIKLNIGARVNSNKRIRLTLGEEVSSINSTYNTSAGQSFPTFQTRRARTTVELADGESFLLGGLISNNEREELSRLPFIGDVPILGALFRNAKTERTRGELMVVATVNLVKPIGSDKIVMPDFQRTSTWARFLNFDAIDNQQSRQLAQQFIEQGGFIK, translated from the coding sequence GTGAATTACTCTGCACACCTGCCCCGCTTTCTTTCAGGGAAACACACCGCTGTACGGTTATTGCTGGCGGCTGTCGGGCTATTGCTGGCCTTTTACTGCCGGGCGCAGGAGATCTACATGGAGCCGGGCGAAACCCACGTCGTCAAGATACAGGATGAGATCGGCACGGTATTTATTTCCTCAGCCAAGGTGGCGGATTACGAACTTATCGGTGAGCACAGCGTCATGGTGTACGCCAAAGCTGCGGGGCGCGCCGATCTGCTGGCGTTTGATAACAGCGGCAATCAACTGGTTAAGGTCACGCTGGTTATCGATCCGCTACTGAGCGCAGTGCATAAACAGGTTTCCCAACTGGTGCCGGACAGTCAGGTATCGATTGTGAAGCTGGGCAAAAGCTATGTGATTAGCGGCACCGTCGCTAACGAAGAAGATCGTGAAAGAATTTATCAGATAGTGGGCGAGGGACTTGGCGCCAGCCAGACGATGATCAATAAATCGGTAGCGGACCCAGGCAGCGTCGATGGCGGTGGTAGCCAGCAGAACGGCATCAGCTGGCTGAATGAGGTGAGCTATCAGAACGTAATCAATCAGCTGCAGCTGCCGGTCACTAATCAGGTCAACGTCAGGCTTTCCGTAGTAGAGGTGACAAAATCCTTTACCGATAATGTGGGAATTGACTGGGGTAACGCTGGCGGCCTGCCTGGCTCCTTTCACTTTGTGAAATTCAACGCTGATACGCTGAACAGTCTGGTTCACGCCATTAGCAATGATTCCGTGGCGCGCGTGTTAGCTGAGCCCAACCTGTCGGTTATTTCCGGCGAGACGGCGGAATTCCTGGTGGGCGGCGAGGTGCCGGTGATCTCCTCTTCTAACAACGGCACCAGTGTGCAGTACAAAGATTTCGGTATCAAGCTCAATATCGGCGCACGGGTAAACAGCAATAAACGCATTCGCCTTACGCTGGGTGAAGAGGTCAGCAGCATTAATAGCACCTATAACACCAGCGCCGGGCAAAGTTTTCCTACTTTTCAAACGCGCCGGGCGCGTACCACGGTAGAACTGGCCGATGGCGAAAGTTTTCTGCTGGGCGGCCTGATCAGCAACAACGAGCGTGAAGAGCTTTCCCGTCTGCCCTTTATTGGCGACGTGCCCATTTTAGGCGCGCTATTCCGTAATGCGAAAACCGAGCGTACGCGCGGCGAGCTGATGGTGGTGGCGACCGTTAACCTGGTGAAGCCGATCGGCAGCGATAAGATAGTCATGCCGGATTTTCAGCGCACCTCGACCTGGGCCCGCTTTCTTAACTTTGACGCTATCGATAATCAGCAATCGCGTCAGTTGGCACAGCAGTTTATTGAACAGGGAGGATTCATTAAATGA
- a CDS encoding Flp family type IVb pilin, whose protein sequence is MNNLIIKCYVMTRLRIAEFGKDRRGVTAIEYALIAVAMATLLAVVLGNQNSGFLGALKETFNKISQAISSVTSSKTTAS, encoded by the coding sequence ATGAACAATTTAATTATTAAATGCTACGTAATGACCCGTCTTCGTATAGCTGAGTTTGGTAAGGATCGACGTGGGGTGACCGCCATTGAATACGCGCTAATTGCCGTGGCGATGGCAACGCTGCTGGCCGTGGTGCTGGGTAACCAGAACTCCGGTTTCCTCGGGGCGCTGAAAGAGACGTTTAATAAAATTTCCCAGGCGATTAGCAGCGTCACCAGCAGCAAGACAACAGCCTCATAA
- a CDS encoding type II secretion system F family protein, with product MFCATLQQSVHYGTSLYNSLMELSKDIRELQLLEAEERIGKLSAKMSVPLIIFIMFPITVLIAAPGILRVMKNALF from the coding sequence ATGTTTTGCGCCACGCTGCAACAAAGCGTGCATTACGGCACCTCGCTGTATAACAGCCTGATGGAATTATCAAAGGATATTCGGGAATTACAGCTGCTGGAGGCAGAAGAAAGGATTGGCAAGCTTTCTGCCAAAATGAGCGTGCCGTTAATCATTTTTATTATGTTCCCCATTACGGTGTTAATTGCCGCGCCAGGCATTTTAAGGGTAATGAAAAATGCGCTTTTTTAA
- a CDS encoding prepilin peptidase, whose translation MIAHRSLFCLFLSLLSLLFSAHWQLNFFAAATLFITGFLLFAINTIGGGDVKLMALLALFTPEKMFTDFLLLTAFIGGAIVIFSLFFFDARSVNMECPTGWLFL comes from the coding sequence GTGATCGCCCATCGCAGTCTGTTTTGCCTGTTTCTCTCCCTGCTTTCGTTATTATTTTCGGCTCACTGGCAGCTTAATTTTTTTGCAGCTGCAACCCTCTTTATTACCGGCTTCCTTCTTTTCGCGATTAACACTATTGGCGGCGGCGATGTCAAGCTGATGGCGCTGCTGGCTCTTTTTACACCTGAAAAGATGTTTACTGATTTTTTATTGCTTACCGCCTTTATTGGCGGTGCAATAGTGATATTTAGTCTGTTTTTTTTCGACGCCAGATCCGTGAACATGGAGTGCCCTACGGGGTGGCTATTTCTTTAG
- a CDS encoding tight adherance operon protein produces the protein MKNNQAEHYQEDILLKANNHSGLIALYRNQLKHKEDPQVRLKLAQYYYQVGDYQTSLNTLLALNNKTDRQIALLRAKNAIALENYAQALQVTDAMMLREPNDAEAWNLRGIALALSGKREEGQRAIEYARALFIADEIALNNLAAIAMLDQRYQHVVELLLPQYLYGKKQTRLLHNLVLSLVKVGDRRSARNIIESENLSDRPDALIDALAQVAPDVKEKV, from the coding sequence TTGAAAAATAATCAGGCGGAACATTATCAGGAAGATATTTTACTCAAGGCGAATAATCACAGCGGCCTGATTGCGCTGTATCGTAACCAGCTTAAGCATAAGGAAGATCCTCAGGTCAGATTAAAGCTGGCGCAATACTATTACCAGGTCGGGGATTATCAAACATCGCTTAATACTTTGCTGGCGCTCAATAACAAAACGGACCGGCAGATAGCTCTTTTACGGGCAAAAAACGCGATTGCGTTGGAGAATTATGCTCAGGCCCTGCAAGTCACGGACGCCATGATGCTGCGCGAACCGAACGATGCTGAGGCATGGAACCTGCGCGGTATCGCGCTGGCGCTTTCCGGCAAGCGGGAGGAAGGTCAGAGGGCCATCGAGTACGCGCGCGCGCTGTTTATCGCCGACGAGATCGCGCTGAATAATCTGGCGGCCATCGCTATGCTGGATCAACGCTACCAGCACGTGGTGGAACTGCTTCTGCCGCAGTATCTGTACGGCAAAAAGCAGACACGCTTGCTGCATAATCTGGTGCTGTCGCTGGTTAAGGTGGGCGATCGTCGTTCCGCGCGCAACATTATTGAAAGCGAGAATTTATCCGATCGGCCGGATGCATTGATCGATGCGCTGGCGCAGGTTGCGCCTGACGTAAAGGAGAAAGTCTGA